The sequence catgttgacatTGGCCAGTGGTTGACCTTCTCCTCCGGTTGATTAATTTATGATAATCCAGACACAAATGCACAACAACACCATAGTGATATTGGTCAATAGCTGTTGCTCTCCTCCAGCCAATTAATCTACGATGTTCCAGCCATGCTGTCATGCCAATGCCACATTGACTTTGGCCAATGGTTGATGTTCTCCTCCCGCCAATGAATCCATAATATTCCAAGCACCTGCTCCGGCTGGCACCACACTGATACTGGCCAATGGTTGACTTCCAACGGATGCACTCCCCTAGTGGCCTCTGTCACGTGTGACTTCTCTGATGCTGGATCAGGGCCGAGCTCTcgatgaagcttttcccacactgggGACACTTGTAGGGCCTTTCGCCTGTGTGGATCCTCCGGTGCCGGAAGAGGgtggagctctggctgaagctcttcccgcactcaGGACAGGtgtagggccgctccccggtgtgaaTCCTCTGATGCCTAATGAGGGTGGCGCTCTGGCTGAAACCCTTCCCACACTGGGTGCACTGGTATGTCTTGGCTTTCAGGTGGGACCCCTCGTGCTGAGCCAGACCTGAGCCATCCCGGAAGCTCCTCCCACACTGGGGGCACTTGAAAGGCTGCTCCCTGGCATGGATGCGCTGATGCCGGAGGAGGTTGGAGCTGCGGCTGAAGCTGCGCCCGCACTCGGGGCACCTGTAGGGTTTCTCTCcggtgtggatgcgctggtggATGATCAGCGAGGAACTGTCCAAGAAGCTCTTCCCACAGTCAGGGCACTGGAAGGGCCTGACGCCCAGGTGAACCCGGCAGTGGGCGGAGAGCTGGGAGCTCTGGTGGAAGCTCCTCCCGCAATCGGAGCACGTGTAGGGCCGCTCCCCCAGGTGGGTGCGGCGGTGGGCCAGGAGGGCGGAGCGGTGGCGGAAGCTCTTCCCGCAGTCAGGGCAGAGGTAGGGGCGCTCGCCTGCATGGGAATGTcggtgctgcaggaagcaggaggcCTCAGCGAAGTTCTTCCCGCAATCGGGGCACTGGTGGGGCCGCAGTTCTCGGTGGGTGCGCTGGTGCCGGATCAGGTTGGAGCTGCGGCTGAAGTGCCGGCCACAGTCGGCACAACGGTAGGGCTGCTCCCCGGAGTGGACACGCCGGTGTGTGAGCAAGGCCGAGCTGTCCACAAAGCTCTTCCCACACTCGTCGCACTTGAAGGGTTTTTCACGGACGTGGGTCCGCTGGTGCCGCAGGAACTGGGTGCTCAGTCTGTAGCTCTTCCCGCACTGGCTGCAGATGGTCAGCGGCTCCCCCAGCTCGGGTGGCAAGAGGGACATTTGGGGGGTTCCTGCCACACCTCTTCCTGAGAAGGTCCCAGATCCTCCTCGTTCTCACGCCCGTCCCggcacctgctgggagagagtgAATGAACCTCAAACACTATGACTCAGATCCAAGCTCTGATCTCCCCTGGAGCTGTCTGGTTGGCAGGGAGggacctgccctgccctgccctgccctgccacctgccggctctgggacctcccctgccactctgctcctgcagcccgttccagctgggagagagagagaatccagccGAGGCTCGTTCCCTgcgctggggagggaggaggggcaagGGGTTTGTCGCTGATCTCGGTCAGGGCCTATGCAGCCCCTGCCACAATGGGGGACCCTGATCTTAGTAGGGGTCTGTGTGGTGTCTGGTACAATGGGGCTTGATCTCAGCCTGGGTCTGTGCAgggcctggcacaatgggggcccagATCTTAGTCAGGATCTGTGCATCACCCAGTacaattcacagattccaaggccaaaagaggCCGTTGTGATCATCTGTTGTGAACTCCTGCTTAACACAGGCCAACGAACtttcctaaaataattcctagagaggATCTTTTAGACAAAAACATCCCCtcgattttaaaattgctaatgacggagaatccaccacgacccttggtaaaatCTTCCAGTTGTTATTACCCTCACTGTAAAAAcatatgtcttatttccagtctgaatttgtctagcttcagcttgcACTCATGGGATTGTCTTATATATTTGTCTGCTacattgaaaagcccattatcaaatatttgttccccctgcAGGTGCTTaaagattgtaatcaagtcaccccttaaccttctctttgttaaactaaatagattgagttccttgaatctatcactataaagcctgttttctaatccttctaatcctttaatcggtcttggggctcttttctgaaccctctcacCAATGTAGCAACATCCTTCTCTAATTGTGGACACAAGAATGGAACCCACAGTATTCCGGCagtggtcacatcagtgccaaatatagaagtaaaataaccatcctactcctactcaagatacTGCTGTGTATGCATCCGCTTAtgcatagaatcagagaagatcagggttggaagggacctcaggaggtcaccgagtccaaccccctgctcaaagcaggaccaacaccaactaaatcatgtcttatcccttttggccacagcatcacatggggagctcatggtcagctgattatccGCCATGACCTCCAAGTCTTCAGAGGCATTGCTTCTCAGGTTAAAGTTGTAAGCATCATCTACATCCTTTGTTTCTATAGTCACATTTAGCCgggggtgaaagtaagctggtacgggcCTGTACGGCGTATTGGTAAAAGGTGGCCTTCGGTACCGGCCCGTATGGAGCCAACGtgaaagcgctgctgtggcaaaggaccctgctttgagggcaaaaggagcagctgccccagggccggCGATTTAAATTGCCCCAGGCGGTGCGGGCCAGGCAGCGTGGCTGGGTTGGCTGGGGGAcgctgacccccccagccccgccccttccacccaaggccccgcctcttaCTCCGGTAAGTGTtgaatgttactttcacccctgcatttagccatattaaaacacagattgtttgcttgcacccagtctaccaagcaatccagatcgctccgtatcagtgacttgtcctcctCATTATCCATCGCTCCTCCCATTTTGTGTGTTGCCAGTAAACTTTATCAGTGGCGATTTTATGTTTTCTGCCAGGTCAtcgataaaaatgttaaatagtgggGGTGCCATGAACTGATCCCCGTGGGACCCCGCTAGAAATACACCCACTTGGTGATGATTTTACAGTTACGTTTTCAGACCTATCACTTCGCCAGCTTTTGGTCCCTCTCATGTGCGCCAGGTTAATTTTACATCGTTCtagttttttttcaaaatgtcattcAGTAGCAATGccaacaccttacagaagtctatcttacatcaacactattgccTCTGTCAACTACATTTATAATCTCATCCGaaaacccccccccacccaagttctagcacagtggggccccctGGGCTGTAGGGGAACCCCACTCGAGGGCTGTTAAGTTACTGATCTGATCTATGACACAGGGAAGAGGTGTTTTGACGAATGAGTCACATTTAGCAGTAGAAGTCATTTTGCAAACATCACCTAAGGGCCTTGAAACCACACAGTGTGTTAACCCTTTTCATGCCACGCCAGAGCTGCAAAAAGCAGCCTAAACGTGCCGAGGTGCAGGAGCTAGGGAGTGGTTTCCAGCAGATCCAGGGttgacagtttggttcaatggctctcacgCGAattgctggggggagaggggggggggagatctcAGCACACGACTCCCCTTCATTGCCTGGGGTCAGTAACTTTGCTCCAAGGAAGTGGTACAAACCACAACCtccagtggggtcccgggggctcgctgctgggctggggtgggaatgggggggacAGCCTGCTGGGCTCAGCTGCACAGACCCACCTCTCCCAGCACCGCCctaaagctgtgtgtgtgtgggggggtgttctcCGGTCCCAGCCCCCCCTTCGGCTCCGACCCCCCCGGCCCTGCGGCCGCTTCGTCCAAGCAACGATTTCCTGCCCCGGccgctgtttctctccctccccggAGCCGCCGCCCCTGCGCCCCCACTCACCGCCCGGCTGCAGcgcacggggtgggggggttacTGGTTGGTCCCCTGGGGCGCGCGGGGGGGGTCTCATTGCAGACAGCGGGTCCGGCCCCTTGGGCAGCGGATGCTGCCTGAGTCCCCGGCCCAGGGTTCAggcaggggggttggacaggAAGGTCCCTGCGCTATTGCAGCCCCGCGGTCGGCTCGGGCGGCTCCGCTCCGGGAAGATCCGCTTTGGATAGCCCGGCCTGGCGGCCCCAGGAGCCGGGAAAGGCTCTGCACGGGGCGGAAGGATGCAGGGTCCCCCccggggggctgggctggagggggggggtagaTTCCTCCTGTGGAGGGTGCACCAGTTCCCCACACCTTCAGGAGAGACCCCTGGCCCCCCCATCCCTGGCGTACCCACATCCGTTGGCTCCTCTTGCCCCATCTCCGATGCCCCGGTCTCGCCGGGACGGTGGCCCTGCCCAGCTGCCCCAGTGCCCGTCCATGCCCGCCCTGGCACCAGGTCTTGGTTTGGGGGTTCAGCTGGGACCCCGAGGAGCCGGCGTTGGGGGAGCTCAGCGGACTGGTGCAGATTCCCTGGGGCGGATAACACAGACCCCCTAGCTAgggctgtgtggggcaggggatcCGGACCCTTGCAGGCTCACAGTCCCAGAGCAAACTCACAGCAGGAGCAGGTATTGGGGGACCCATTGTGGGCCTGGCTGGACTTAAATGCAGCGCCCCACAAAATCCGGGAATTCCGCCTCTCACAGGATGGTCCTGAAGAGGGAACCATTCTCCCTCCCAAAGAGCCCCCAGGGAAACCCCAGGGGGCTCTTTCTCTGATGTATCCAAGGCCATTATAACTGGGGCTCCAGGACCAGAGCCAGGAGAGTGCAAAGCATTGGGGCAGGGGGTCATTCCCCAGGCGCCACAGTGATCACAGCCAGCTGGGAACTAGGGCCTCACTGGGGAGCCAGGTCTGGACACCTGCTGGGAATGGATAGTTTGGGGGCAGGGCCGCAGAATGCCTGGGAACCTCCAGCATCTCCAGGCCTGGGAGGGGACTGTCTTTTGTAAGGAACAGGCCAAAACACTGTGTTCCCCTATGATCTGATCTgtaaccactgctctagactccacgcccctcccagcactgcagacagaacccaggagtcctgctctaccccacatccctcccagagctagagagagaacTCAGAAAAGCTGATCCTACATTCAGTGCTTGACGACCAGTTAATTGTGTGGCTTGTGGGCTAAAAGCTTAGCCACATCCCTCTCTGGGGGCTGGTCCACAGAACAAAAGGGGCTCAGGCCACGCCAGTCACCTATGAGATAAGATTCTTAGAGTCGCACATGATGGGATTGTTTTTCctagtttcctttaaaaaaaaaaaatccttgtttaTTGAAGTCACACAGTGAGAAACCGCCCTGCAAAGACCAGGTTTGACTGTGAAAAGCCCATTGGAATCTGACAATTCATGGGTTCCTGCCCCCACATCACCCATTTTAGGTCAAGGAGATGGGGTGTGGCCAGATACCTGGGAGCTTCTCgggctgctctgggcccaggagaACTAGGAGCTTGGTAAGCGCTGTGGAGAGAGGAGCTGGGTGCCTTATGGAGGAGATggctgccccccacctgggaACATCCATCTGTCTGGCTTCTCAGGGAGCAGCCCCTCCTGTTCCCAGCAGCCTATTGTGTTCACGCACTCCATGGCTCCCGAATGTGGCTGGGGGCACTCTGCTGCACCGATCTCCTGTGCTGCCCTGAAACTTGCTGCGGGGGCAAAGGGGGGGAACCTTCTGGCCTCAGCTGCACAGACCCCGCCTccctccatgcagctcccagggctggctggggggaatCTCTCTGGTCCCAGCTGTGGTTCAGGCTCCCAACCCCTTGTCCCTGTGGCCGCTTCCTCCAGGCAGGGGATTTCCTGTCTCTGCcgttgtttctctccctcccccggaGCCGCCTCTCACTGAGACTCTCCTCTGCATCTCCCCTGTGCCCGGCCCCCCCACTCACTGCTCCAGCTAGGAGGGGTCTGTGGCAGTTGGAACTTTGAGGCTCAGGAGGTTCCAGGGTCAGTGGAACATTGGGGCCTGGAACCTGGGCTAGATGGAATCTTGGGGTCAGGAACGTTCCATAGCCATGGGGGCAGATGGAACACTAAGGCTTGGAAAGTTCCGTGACTGCTGTACATGGGAGCAGACTGGGTGCAGTTGGGATGGGGTTGTGTCCTTTGGGGTCCGCtgaggagagggagagaccctAGCTggctttccccaccaccaccctagagATAGAGGCATTCGCCTCTCTCGGATCCTTTTTTGAGATCCTCACTGAGGTGAGATGGGACTGATGCCAGCCGTTGCAGACTGAAGTCCCCTCACCCCGGGCAAGGGAGATCAGCAACCAGAGAATGCTGGGAGAGATGGGGTTAAACCACAGGAACCTCCCACTAAGCAAAGGAAATCTTGCTGCAACCTTACACCCCTTCAACTTGTCCTGGTTATCCAGCATCTTCCACTGGCTGGGTGTGACACAGCCATAGGAGGACTCTTACCCTCTGGACCATAATTCCTGAGTTGGCTGGGCAGGGTCGGGAGGGATCCTGATGGGTTTGGCTGAACTGACCTGTCCTTTAGACAGTCCAGGGAGTGACACACCTTATAGAAAATGGTCACTTCGCTTCAACCCTTTAGATAATAATTCACAAGCCGAGTTAGGTCCCATTCAGCCACCCATCCTGAAAGGTTGATTGCTCATTTATCCTTCTGGGAAATTCCTGAGAGTCCAAGTCAACATGGATCTTACTGAAACAAGATTTGTTAGGAAAAACAAGGAGACATCCACATAAAGGTATCCAAGACCCAGGTATCCCAATTAGCCAGGTCTAAGGCATCCCACCCTTGCCCAAACTGGGCCACACAACTCTGTCATGGTAGTAAAGAAATAGTAAGGTCTCACACTCCCATTTCTttgtttgcattacagtagcatctcGGGGCCCCGTTCTGCTGGGCGTTGCACAGAAACACACTCAGAAACAGCTCCTGGCCTGAAGAAATTACCAATTAAACAGAGAAAGGGACAGATAGGGAAATTGAGACAGAGATGCCCACAATCTCATGAAGAGGCTGGGGCAGTCACGGAACCAGATTTGTAGAGCTCTAGCCCAGTGACTTACATGTAAAACACTGCCTCCGAGTGCCCGGAGAACTCATTCCCAGGCTCACCCTGGGGTACCCTGTTCTTCTGTAGTCACATCTTTCAGCTCTACCAGTCCATTTCCTGCGGGGTTCCAATGATCACACCAGTTAGCCCCACAAACTGCCTCACAGCGATtgatctccttgagtctatctatttagcttaacaaagagaaggttatagACTTGATCCCAGTCTAAGTACCTACAGGGGAAACAAATATGTGCTAGTGGGCTCTTACATCTAGCAGAAGAAGGTATAACAAGTTCCAAAGGCcagaagttaaagctagacaaattcagactagaaataaggtgtcagttttttaacattgagagtaattaacctttggaacaatttacgaaGTGATGGATTCTgcgtcactggcaatttttaaatcaagattgtttgtttttcaaaaagctCTGCTCTTGGAattttttgggggaagttctatggcctgtgttctgcaggaggtcagatagGCTGATGACAATGGtcgttctggccttggaatctatgaatgttaCTTTATCATTTTGACTTTTACTTTATATTAAAATTTATAATATAATACTGCCATGCTCTTATACACAGTGCTTTTCCTCAAGTAGATCTcaaaaagtgctttacaaaggtcaaGTATcatcacctccattttacagatggggaaactgaggcacagaggggtgacatgacctgcccaaggtcacccagcaggccagtggcagagctgggaatagaatccacatCTCAGTGCAGTGTGCGATCCACTAGACCAGGGgatctcacaacaaattttttgggggcctcagagtgcggccaccaactcttgctggtggccgcactgacaagttttcctaaaatatttaattaactttaggaaaaacatataaatatgcacatatgtccaaatcattgtaatttatgtagggttttttcagactcggtaataaaaataatttacagcTGTCTCTATTTGTTACTGGAcataaacagaatagaaacacaaataaggtgcttcccatgttcttgtcttttttgtggtttcttttgcttttttggttgcgcTTTTTCTTCCCCCCCTAAGACTTGCTAGCTGATAAGTTTTCTGCTGTGAAAGTGATCTTTGTATGTttgctaatatcacttttcacagcagacttactcagccctggcaagccctgggaCAGATTAAGCCCTGGTTggagaggtgggcagggaggcagcgggGCCCAGGGACAATAGGGGTGTGCATAGGGGATGgtgagcctggggctggagcctgaaccagAGCCACCACTGCGTGGATGGAGACCAaagccccagggctgaagcctgccCACCTTACCCCCGGGAAAGTGGGGAATTTACCAGCTGCCTGCACGTGCAGCGTGTCtgtctccagaggggggcagagACCAACCACTGCTGGCGGCCCTGGGAGAGGGGCCACTGCTGTGCGCCCCTCTgcccccatcacagcccaggaggctgttgcCACAAGAAAAGGCCCTGGTGGCGAAACACTGccctagaccacactgcctctcagatAACAGAAGACATAATTagttaaaacaataaataaaatgaaatattttccccaataatattttgtgaaaaattatGAGCTTTCAACAAATCGGGGTGAAaatcaaatttttaaaatctctgacATTCAAAGTTTTCATCCCATGGGAAATTCAATCAGTTTAGGGGTTAGCAGCAGACtcacagagtcatagaaatggagggctggaagcgtccttgagaagtcatctagtcctctcctccacactgaggcaggatcaaataTACCTAGACCCTCAATGAGAGGTGGGAGCTGTCCGAGATCtggaactgttcttaaaaacctccagggccacAAATTCCACATAAATTCTGATACACGCTCCAGTCACCAGAGGGAAGACAAGAGGACATCTCTGTGCAAGCAGGGGGTGTATACCCACTCCAGAAATGTACCCACAATGCcccttgtgacgaagtgggggattttcttgttttttccaatggtttgcatgaagagggggtgggactcagtttccctgtgtgttactggtttaacgaggtgatgggagagggaatttgttgttacagaggaccggcgagggaacttgggaccccagccaatggcctggagaatggataccCCAGCAACTGGTGACCTGGCGACCCGGAGGCTCAGCTCAGGAGTcgccctgagagtttcctatgctgtgttcaaacgctcaataaaccctcctgttttacgtTGGCTGAGAGTCGCTCTGGTCTAGAGAACAGGGTGGCATTATTCCCTTTGGGAGTGGAGGCCCCGGAGGTCCAGAgcaagtggactccctgagggggcctaCGGCGAGAAACAGGTGtactaaggctcagagaggtgcggctccgggaggtggaggggcttaacccccGAGACagagtggacccccgagaagggctgtcacactgaagggggttccccccacGGGGCTATGAGTGGGCACGACTTGTGAGTCCGAGACACCCCTGCGCGGGCAGGGCAGGTCCCCCGCTGGCGTCCCTAGGCCGTGTGCATTTTCTGGTGCTTGGCGAGGTAGGAGCTGAGGCTGAAGCTCTTGCAGCAGTCGGGGCATTTGTAGGGTTTCTCTTCCGAGTGGATCTTCTGGTGCTGGATGAGGGTGCAGCTCTCGCGGAAGCCCTTCCCGCAGTCCGAGCAGCGGAAGGGCCGCTCCTCCGAGTGGGTCCGGCGGTGCTTGATGAACGCGGAGCTCCAGTTGAAGTTCTTGCCGCACTGGGCACAGTggtagggccgctccccggtgtgggtgCGCTGGTGCTTGATGAGGGTGGAGCGGTGGCTGAAGCTGCGCCCGCAGGCGGGGCACCCGTAGGGCCGCTCCCCCGTGTGGACGCGCCGGTGCTGAGCCAGCTGGAAGCTGTGGCTGAAGCCCTTCCCGcagtcagggcaggggtggggtttcTCCCCGGTGTGGACGTGCTGGTGGGAGCGGAGGTGGGAGCTGCGGCCAAAGCTCTGCCCGCAGTCGGGGCAGCggtagggccgctccccggtgtggatcCTCTGGTGTTGGATGAGCAGCCGGCTGAGcttgaagctcttcccgcactcaGCGCACTCATAGGGCCGCTCCTCGCTGTGCACCGTCTGATGCCGGCTCAGGGCCAGTTTGGTGCCAAAGCTCTTCCCGCACTGGGGGCACGGGTGAGGCCTGTCCTCTGCACCCATCTCACCACCCACGCCAGGGCGTTCCCCGGTGTGGGCGTGCTGGTGCTGGATCAGGTAGGAGCTGTCCCCAAAGCTCTTCCCACAGGCCGCACACCtgtagggccgctccccggtgtgggtgCGCTGGTGCTTGGCCAGGtgggagctctggctgaagcccTTCCCGCAGTCGGGGCATCtgtagggccgctccccggtgtggacCCGCTGGTGGACAACTAGGTGGGAGCTGACCCCAAAGCCCTTCCCGCAGTCGGGGCACTGGAAGGGTCTCTCGCCAGTGTGGGTGCGCTGGTGCTGAAGGAGGTGGGAGCTGCACGTGAAACCCTTCCCGCAGTCAGGGCATTGATGGGGCCTCTCCTCTCTATGGGATCTCTGGTGCTCAGCGAGGTCTTTGTATTGAGAGAAGCTCTCCCCACACTGCCCACATATGGCCAGTCTCCCCTCCGGACACCCAGAGGAGTCTTGGAGCTGCCAGGGATCTCCTTCTCGCTCAGCAGAGCTCTCCCTTGGGAGGTTTCCTCCCTGCCGTCCCGCCCCACCGACGTCTCCCTGCTCGGGGCTCCAGGACGTCGCGTGTCGCTCAGGTTCTGCAGGCCCTTCTTGCTGGGGATTCTCCTCCTCGTTCTCACTGGCTGCCCCGGCACCTGctgggagagcgagagagagaatccagccaGGGCTAGTTCCCTGTGCTGGCGAGCAGAAAACCTGATGGGCAGGAAGCGAAATCCCACAAACCCTTCCCTGAAGAGAGAGGAGGGGCGGGGTCTGCTCCAGTGGCCCAGCTGAGTCCCCAGAGAAAGACTGAAGGGAGGGAGGGCTCCTGCCAGGCATCAGGCAGGACAGGTGGGAGCTGGGAGTGACACCTGCCATGAGGACAGGGCACCTGCTGAGTGAGACGAGATGATTAGGGAATTATTTATATTTGTATGTGATACGAAGGCTAGGACCGAAAACTCAGAGCCTTGAATAACGAGGATATATCTGAAACTCATATTGCAATGCTCATTTAATCTTTTATAACAAGGACGAAGGAAGCGGGGAGTACCAGCTGGTATTTAAGGTGGGGATCAGGCTAGATCCCACCCTTGTGTAAATGGGCATCACtacactggagtcaatgggccagatcccagctggtgcGAATCAACGAGCAACATGGATTGACATTAGCGGTGGATCTGGCCATACATTGCTAGGGCCCGATACACGGAGCTGTGTCGGGCCAAACCCTTGTACGTTGCATCCCTTTCCCGCCCAGCACCCTTTGCCTGCCTTTGCCTCTTAAGGGtgaaagctctttgggtcaggcgCTAGGTCTCTGTGTTTATGCAGCACCTGGCACCGCGGGGCAAGGCGTGTACGTGCTGCCACACTAGCGGAGACAGAACTGGGGGGCTCCCAGCGGCTTTGCTGGGATCCCAGCGTTTCCCTTCCCTCCCGGAGGGTCTCCGAGCCGGTGTGGCTCATTCCTCACCTGGGTGGGCGCCTCTCGGGGTCTCTCtttcctcagagccctggagaTCCAGGGCCCTCAGCTCTTCCCCTGGCTCCATGTGGGGGATCCCGGCCAGGTTGGGGTCGGGGAATCCTGTTTAGGAGAAGAAACCGGTGAGATgcgcctggggggtgggggggggggatgttccCAGgggctctttgaggcagggagaCCCCTGGGGGCAGATGGGCCGCGCCCCCTGCAGGGGAATCAGGGCTCTCCAGGCAcacggggccgggggggcagcaGCTGGCCCCTTGTAGCGATGGGTCCGGGCACGGCCCCATGGAGGAGCTGCCGCTGGGACCTAAGCACGGGGGGTTTATTGAACATGCacggggagggcagggctggaacAGGGACCCTGCCGGCCTCAGCTGCACAGACCCCCGGAGCTGGATGGGGGGGTCTCTCCGGTCCCAGTTCGGCTCCGATCCGCCCCCCGGGCAGCGATGTCCTGCCTCTGCGGCTGGGTCTCCCCGCTCCCGCCGCACGTGGCCTGGGACCGCGCCGGCGCCGGCGCCGGCGCCTCCCTTCCGGCCCGGGGCTCGGCGGCTCTCGGAGCTCGCTGGTTTTAACTCTGAGCTCGCCAGAGCACCGGCAATCgggagcccccccccgccccgaacagGCACCAAAGACCCCGGCGCCGAGCAGTGTCTAACCCCCGccccagggcaggtgggggaTACTCTGCAccccacttagaatcatagaatcatagaatatcagggttggaagggaccccagaaggtcatctagtccaaccccctgctcaaagcaggaccaattcccagttaaatcatcccagccagggctttgtcaagcctgaccttaaaaacctctaaggaaggagattctaccacctccctaggtaacgcattccagtgtttcaccaccctcttagtgaaaaagtttttcctaatatccaatctaaacctcccccactgcaacttgcaatGGGGGATCCTCGCACCCTCcctcagagacccccccccccgggaacccTGCACCCCCCCAGGGCCGGACCCTGGCTCTGACATATCCTGGGCTGTTGTAACCCCTGCCCCTGTagtgggggctccaggcagggccagATTGACACCTTACGCGCCCCTAGGCACAGCGTCTTCAGTGCCCCCCCAGCTGCCCTTGGTGTTTTCCattcaaaaatgaaacttttaacccactattaac comes from Lepidochelys kempii isolate rLepKem1 chromosome 6, rLepKem1.hap2, whole genome shotgun sequence and encodes:
- the LOC140913697 gene encoding uncharacterized protein, translated to MVDSPSLGVFRGRLAGYPRRHAVALPRAVGFMQRSEGFPDPNLAGIPHMEPGEELRALDLQGSEERETPRGAHPAGAGAASENEEENPQQEGPAEPERHATSWSPEQGDVGGAGRQGGNLPRESSAEREGDPWQLQDSSGCPEGRLAICGQCGESFSQYKDLAEHQRSHREERPHQCPDCGKGFTCSSHLLQHQRTHTGERPFQCPDCGKGFGVSSHLVVHQRVHTGERPYRCPDCGKGFSQSSHLAKHQRTHTGERPYRCAACGKSFGDSSYLIQHQHAHTGERPGVGGEMGAEDRPHPCPQCGKSFGTKLALSRHQTVHSEERPYECAECGKSFKLSRLLIQHQRIHTGERPYRCPDCGQSFGRSSHLRSHQHVHTGEKPHPCPDCGKGFSHSFQLAQHRRVHTGERPYGCPACGRSFSHRSTLIKHQRTHTGERPYHCAQCGKNFNWSSAFIKHRRTHSEERPFRCSDCGKGFRESCTLIQHQKIHSEEKPYKCPDCCKSFSLSSYLAKHQKMHTGEKPFKCDECGKSFVDSSALLTHRRVHSGEQPYRCADCGRHFSRSSNLIRHQRTHRELRPHQCPDCGKNFAEASCFLQHRHSHAGERPYLCPDCGKSFRHRSALLAHRRTHLGERPYTCSDCGRSFHQSSQLSAHCRVHLGVRPFQCPDCGKSFLDSSSLIIHQRIHTGEKPYRCPECGRSFSRSSNLLRHQRIHAREQPFKCPQCGRSFRDGSGLAQHEGSHLKAKTYQCTQCGKGFSQSATLIRHQRIHTGERPYTCPECGKSFSQSSTLFRHRRIHTGERPYKCPQCGKSFIESSALIQHQRSHT